The proteins below are encoded in one region of Micromonospora yangpuensis:
- a CDS encoding acyl-ACP desaturase yields MTTLSQTALLLELEPVVERNLNRHLTMAKEWFPHEYVPWSEGRTFDGRLGGEPWQESDSTLPDVARTALIVNLLTEDNLPSYHHQIATLFGRDGAWGTWVHRWTAEEGRHGIAIRDYLTVTRAVDPVELERARMVHMSHGYSNAHDHHMLNSLAYVSFQELATRISHRNTGKATGDPVCDALLARIAADENLHMVFYRNLLAAGFEVAPSQTMRAVADVLGNFAMPGVGIEGFTRKSVAIALAGIYDLRQHRDEVVMPVLRQWDVFNVTGLDADGAAAQEWIGAHLDDLDRAASRFEEKRDARNARLAAAR; encoded by the coding sequence GTGACCACACTGAGCCAGACCGCACTCCTGCTCGAACTCGAGCCCGTGGTGGAGCGCAACCTGAACCGGCACCTCACCATGGCCAAGGAGTGGTTCCCCCACGAGTACGTGCCGTGGAGCGAGGGACGCACCTTCGACGGCCGGCTCGGCGGCGAGCCGTGGCAGGAGTCCGACTCGACGCTGCCGGACGTGGCCCGCACCGCGCTCATCGTCAACCTGCTGACCGAGGACAACCTGCCCTCGTACCACCACCAGATCGCCACCCTCTTCGGCCGCGACGGCGCCTGGGGGACCTGGGTGCACCGCTGGACGGCCGAGGAGGGGCGGCACGGCATCGCGATCCGCGACTACCTGACCGTGACCCGGGCCGTCGACCCGGTGGAGCTGGAACGGGCCCGGATGGTGCACATGTCCCACGGGTACTCCAACGCGCACGACCACCACATGCTCAACTCCCTGGCGTACGTGTCGTTCCAGGAGCTGGCCACCCGGATCTCGCACCGCAACACCGGCAAGGCCACCGGCGACCCGGTCTGCGACGCCCTGCTGGCCCGCATCGCCGCCGACGAGAACCTGCACATGGTCTTCTACCGCAACCTGCTCGCCGCCGGGTTCGAGGTGGCCCCGAGCCAGACGATGCGCGCGGTCGCCGACGTGCTCGGCAACTTCGCCATGCCGGGGGTCGGCATCGAGGGCTTCACCCGCAAGTCGGTGGCGATCGCCCTGGCCGGCATCTACGACCTGCGCCAGCACCGCGACGAGGTGGTCATGCCGGTGCTGCGCCAGTGGGACGTCTTCAACGTCACCGGCCTGGACGCCGACGGGGCGGCCGCCCAGGAGTGGATCGGCGCGCACCTCGACGATCTGGACCGCGCCGCGTCCCGCTTCGAGGAGAAGCGCGACGCCCGCAACGCCCGTCTCGCCGCCGCCCGCTGA